In the genome of Fusarium fujikuroi IMI 58289 draft genome, chromosome FFUJ_chr02, one region contains:
- a CDS encoding probable pectate lyase: MHFPSAIALLTALPSVLACKGYTGGLPKHTGTKTLGSPQYIKKGQTFDAGWVKYDRGVKCTGQSEGGEKDTVFVLEDGAKLRNVIIGANQREGVYCLGSCTLEFVWFEDVCEDAISIKGGGTANIIGGGAYKAADKIIQHNGCGHVNIINFYANDYGKVYRSCGNCKGNCRRSVHMEGTTAVNGGELMGINTNLGDKATYSNNCYPKVQCQGYNGCDKGNGACEPTKAGLC; the protein is encoded by the exons ATGCATTTCCCCAGCGCAATCGCTCTTCTTACAGCCTTGCCCTCGGTCCTGGCCTGTAAGGGCTATACTGGGGGCCTTCCCAAGCATACGGGAACGAAAACTCTCGGTTCTCCTCAGTACATTAAGAAAGGTCAGACTTTTGACGCTGGATGGGTCAAGTATGATCGTGGGGTGAAGTGTACAGGCCAGTCTGAAGGAG GTGAGAAGGACACGGTTTTTGTACTTGAAGACGGGGCCAAGTTGCGAAATGTCATCATCGGCGCCAATCAACGCGAAGGCGTGTATTGCCTCGGATCCTGTACGCTTGAATTCGTGTGGTTCGAGGACGTCTGCGAGGATGCCATCTCCATCAAGGGCGGCGGTACGGCCAACATTATTGGCGGCGGAGCCTACAAAGCTGCTGATAAGATCATTCAGCATAACGGCTGTGGACACGTGAACATTATCAACTTCTATGCCAATGATTACGGCAAGGTATACAGGTCTTGCGGTAACTGCAAGGGTAACTGCCGACGCTCCGTGCATATGGAGGGCACCACTGCCGTTAACGGTGGGGAGTTGATgggcatcaacaccaacttgGGCGACAAG GCCACTTACTCCAACAACTGCTACCCCAAAGTCCAATGTCAGGGCTACAATGGTTGTGATAAGGGTAACGGCGCTTGTGAGCCGACAAAGGCTGGCCTCTGCTAA